One window of the Runella slithyformis DSM 19594 genome contains the following:
- a CDS encoding M1 family metallopeptidase, with the protein MKVLNTVALFFLIHLSASAQTYTFTHDDTLRGSITQERAWWDLQFYHLNVRVQPQDSTLSGSVTVRYKVLQPYQTLQIDLQRPMNISRVTQDGQELAFRRDGNAFFITLLKKQEAQKQEALVIEYSGRPHVAKRAPWDGGFSWKKDKNGLPFVATSCQGLGASVWWPCKDHMYDEPDSMRISVTVPKPLMDISNGRLRSITENNDGTRTFDWYVQNPINNYGVNVNIGNYVAWTDTLHGEKGTLDLSFYALAENLEKAKMQFQQVKPMLRAFEHWFGPYPFYEDGYKLVEVPYLGMEHQSSVTYGNGYQNGYLGRDLSATGWGLKWDFIIIHESGHEWYANNITYKDQADMWIHESFTNYSENLYTEYHYGKDAGSDYVIGCRKLIRNDKPIIGTYNVNRSGSGDMYYKGGNMLHTIRQLVNDDEKWRGILRGMNKTFYHQTVTTQQIEEYMTREAGIDLSRVFDQYLRDHRLPVLEYQVEKKKISYRWNNVVEGFDMPVRYKAENGEWKLLKPSTEWKSVKAKKSTALEIDKGFYIEVKKLTSAS; encoded by the coding sequence ATGAAAGTCCTCAACACCGTTGCCCTCTTTTTCCTGATTCACCTTTCCGCTTCGGCTCAAACCTATACCTTTACCCACGACGACACCCTGCGCGGCAGTATTACGCAGGAACGGGCCTGGTGGGACTTGCAGTTTTATCACCTTAATGTACGCGTTCAGCCGCAGGACAGCACCCTCAGCGGCAGTGTGACAGTACGCTATAAGGTATTGCAACCTTATCAAACCCTCCAAATTGATTTACAGCGGCCCATGAACATCAGCCGCGTTACCCAAGACGGACAGGAATTGGCATTTCGTCGCGATGGCAATGCCTTTTTTATTACACTGCTGAAAAAACAGGAAGCACAAAAGCAGGAGGCATTGGTCATTGAATATAGCGGTCGCCCTCACGTTGCCAAACGGGCTCCGTGGGACGGTGGATTTTCGTGGAAAAAAGACAAAAACGGACTGCCGTTTGTGGCTACTTCCTGTCAGGGATTAGGGGCCAGCGTTTGGTGGCCCTGCAAAGATCATATGTACGACGAGCCCGACAGCATGCGCATCAGCGTTACCGTTCCCAAACCATTGATGGACATTTCAAACGGACGCCTGCGGAGCATTACCGAAAACAACGACGGTACGCGCACCTTTGACTGGTACGTGCAGAACCCAATCAATAATTACGGTGTCAATGTCAACATCGGCAACTACGTGGCGTGGACTGATACATTACACGGTGAAAAAGGTACGTTGGACCTATCTTTTTATGCCCTTGCCGAAAATCTTGAAAAAGCTAAAATGCAATTTCAGCAGGTAAAGCCCATGCTGCGGGCCTTTGAGCATTGGTTTGGCCCCTACCCTTTTTACGAAGACGGATACAAACTCGTGGAAGTGCCGTATTTAGGGATGGAGCACCAAAGTTCGGTCACCTATGGCAATGGCTACCAAAACGGGTATTTGGGCAGGGATCTGTCGGCCACGGGCTGGGGACTCAAATGGGATTTTATCATCATTCATGAATCAGGGCATGAGTGGTATGCCAACAACATTACTTACAAAGACCAGGCGGATATGTGGATTCACGAAAGTTTTACGAACTATTCCGAAAACCTGTACACTGAATATCACTATGGCAAAGATGCCGGCAGCGACTACGTGATCGGTTGCCGTAAGTTGATCCGTAATGATAAGCCTATCATCGGCACCTACAACGTCAACCGCAGCGGCTCGGGCGATATGTATTACAAAGGCGGCAACATGCTGCACACCATCCGTCAACTCGTCAATGACGACGAAAAATGGCGGGGCATCCTGCGCGGCATGAACAAAACATTTTACCACCAAACGGTCACGACCCAACAGATAGAAGAGTACATGACACGGGAAGCAGGCATCGACCTCAGCAGAGTCTTCGACCAATACCTGCGGGACCATCGACTTCCGGTACTTGAATACCAAGTGGAGAAAAAGAAAATTTCCTACCGTTGGAACAACGTCGTGGAAGGTTTTGACATGCCGGTCAGGTATAAAGCGGAAAACGGAGAATGGAAACTGTTGAAACCCTCCACCGAATGGAAGTCTGTAAAAGCTAAAAAGTCAACGGCGCTTGAAATAGATAAAGGGTTTTACATAGAAGTAAAAAAACTTACCTCCGCTTCCTGA
- the secA gene encoding preprotein translocase subunit SecA, producing the protein MIKFLTKSFTGLFGTKADRDLKELSPYVDKVNAEFAKLRNLSHDELRNATQELKTYIAGQLKTIDDQISALRQRMTDDVDMDVNDKEEIFKQIDALGLERDKELEKVLLHILPTAFAIVKETARRFTENESIEVTASYIDHELAVRKNHITINGEKAIWNTTWDVAGHPIKWNMVHYDVQIIGGTVLHQGKIAEMATGEGKTLVATLPAFLNALAGQGVHIVTVNDYLARRDSEWNGPLFEFHGLRVDCIDRHQPNTFARRQAYLADITYGTNNEFGFDYLRDNMAHSPEELVQRKHHFAMVDEVDSVLVDDARTPLIISGPVPRGDEQDFAELKPRVARIVEAQKRLVTDLLNEAKKKIAAGDKKEGGLALYRAHRGFPKYKPLIKFMSETGMKTLMQETEKIYLAENQKLMPQADAPLYFTIEERNNSIELTEKGLDYITGESEDPAFFVMPDLSIELNIIEKDPELNDQQKLIRKEEVIREYSIKTQRVHTIQQLLKAYSLFERDVDYVIMDGKVKIVDEQTGRIMEGRRWSDGLHQAVEAKENVKVEDATQTYATVTLQNYFRMYHKLCGMTGTAETEAGEFWTIYKLDVVSIPTNIPAVRKDEEDKVYRSVREKYNAVVDEIVELVGKGRPVLVGTTSVENSELLSRMLTLRKIPHQVLNAKQHQREAEIVSEAGKPGTVTIATNMAGRGTDIKLTAESKAAGGLAIIGTERHESRRVDRQLRGRAGRQGDPGSSQFFVSLEDSLMRMFGSDRIAGVMDRMGLEEGEVIQHSMVSKSIERAQKKVEENNFGTRKRLLEYDDVMNMQRENIYKRRRNALFGDRLAIDIADTMYDVANEVLTNTEDNYEELELAAITNFGIEPPFTREEYAKLKPQQRAQRLYDAAEKHYLTKNKVIGEQVLPVLKQISAERGATIQEIVIPFTDGIKGTQIGVNLQKAIETNGREIIHEMEKFVVLSLIDQEWKEHLRDMDDLKQSVQNAAYEQKDPLLIYKFESVELFKRLMTKVNFETISFLMKAHIPQEEAPQQAPRPTRRSEPQLQTNRHEEEMVEETAGGGPGAYAARQAEKQAPVRTIKIADRNQKVTVQYRDGRVVKDVKYKKVEHEVERGDCVVIA; encoded by the coding sequence ATGATAAAATTCCTCACTAAAAGTTTTACGGGACTGTTCGGAACGAAAGCAGACCGCGATTTGAAAGAACTTTCCCCGTACGTAGACAAGGTAAATGCCGAATTTGCCAAACTGCGTAACCTCAGCCACGACGAACTGCGTAATGCGACCCAAGAGCTCAAAACCTACATTGCGGGTCAGCTGAAAACCATAGATGATCAAATCTCCGCTCTGCGCCAACGCATGACCGACGACGTCGACATGGACGTCAACGACAAAGAAGAAATTTTTAAGCAGATCGACGCCCTTGGCCTGGAGCGCGACAAAGAATTGGAAAAGGTATTGCTGCACATTTTGCCGACGGCCTTTGCCATTGTGAAAGAAACGGCACGCCGCTTCACCGAAAATGAGTCCATCGAGGTAACTGCCTCTTACATTGACCACGAGTTGGCGGTCAGGAAAAACCACATTACCATCAATGGCGAAAAAGCCATTTGGAATACCACGTGGGACGTGGCCGGGCACCCCATCAAATGGAACATGGTCCATTATGATGTACAGATCATCGGGGGAACGGTACTCCACCAGGGGAAAATCGCCGAGATGGCCACGGGAGAAGGAAAAACACTTGTGGCTACGCTGCCCGCCTTCCTGAATGCGCTGGCGGGGCAGGGAGTACATATCGTAACCGTCAACGACTACCTGGCCCGTCGCGACAGCGAATGGAACGGGCCCTTGTTTGAGTTCCACGGATTGCGTGTTGATTGCATCGACCGCCATCAGCCCAATACCTTTGCGCGTCGTCAGGCGTACTTAGCCGATATTACATACGGCACCAACAACGAGTTCGGCTTTGACTACCTCCGCGACAACATGGCCCACAGCCCCGAAGAGTTGGTGCAGCGTAAGCACCACTTCGCGATGGTCGATGAGGTTGACTCCGTGTTGGTCGATGATGCCCGTACGCCGCTCATCATCAGCGGCCCCGTACCGCGCGGTGACGAGCAGGACTTTGCCGAACTGAAGCCGCGTGTGGCCCGCATCGTGGAAGCCCAAAAACGCCTCGTGACAGACCTGCTCAACGAAGCCAAGAAGAAAATTGCCGCCGGCGATAAGAAAGAAGGCGGTTTGGCGCTGTACCGCGCCCACCGGGGTTTCCCGAAATACAAACCGCTCATTAAATTTATGAGTGAAACGGGGATGAAAACCCTGATGCAGGAAACCGAAAAGATCTATTTGGCCGAAAACCAAAAATTGATGCCGCAGGCCGATGCTCCGTTGTACTTCACGATCGAAGAAAGAAACAACAGCATTGAGTTAACGGAAAAAGGATTGGACTATATCACCGGCGAAAGCGAAGACCCGGCCTTCTTCGTGATGCCCGACCTATCCATTGAACTGAATATCATTGAAAAAGACCCCGAACTTAACGACCAGCAGAAACTGATTCGTAAAGAGGAGGTTATTCGCGAATATTCCATCAAAACCCAGCGTGTTCACACGATTCAGCAGTTATTGAAAGCCTACTCGCTTTTTGAGCGGGATGTGGATTACGTGATCATGGACGGAAAGGTCAAGATCGTCGATGAGCAGACGGGCCGTATCATGGAAGGCCGCCGTTGGTCGGACGGACTGCACCAAGCTGTGGAAGCCAAAGAGAACGTAAAAGTAGAAGACGCCACCCAGACCTACGCTACCGTTACGCTGCAAAATTATTTCCGTATGTACCACAAACTTTGCGGTATGACGGGTACGGCCGAAACCGAAGCGGGCGAATTCTGGACCATTTACAAATTGGATGTGGTCAGCATTCCGACCAACATCCCCGCCGTTCGGAAAGACGAAGAAGACAAAGTATACCGCTCGGTACGTGAAAAATACAACGCCGTTGTAGACGAGATCGTTGAGCTGGTCGGCAAAGGCCGCCCGGTATTGGTGGGTACGACCTCGGTCGAAAACTCAGAGTTATTGAGCCGTATGCTCACCCTGCGCAAGATCCCTCACCAGGTACTGAACGCCAAGCAGCACCAACGCGAAGCCGAGATCGTATCCGAAGCAGGAAAGCCCGGCACGGTGACCATCGCTACCAACATGGCGGGTCGGGGTACCGACATTAAGCTGACCGCCGAGTCGAAAGCGGCGGGAGGTTTGGCCATCATCGGTACAGAGCGCCACGAAAGCCGTCGCGTTGACCGTCAGTTGCGCGGGCGGGCAGGTCGTCAGGGTGACCCGGGTTCATCGCAGTTCTTTGTCTCACTGGAAGACAGCCTGATGCGGATGTTCGGTTCTGACCGGATCGCGGGCGTCATGGACCGCATGGGCCTGGAAGAAGGCGAAGTGATTCAGCACTCTATGGTGTCAAAATCCATCGAACGCGCACAGAAGAAAGTGGAAGAAAACAACTTCGGAACGCGTAAACGCCTGTTGGAATACGACGACGTGATGAACATGCAACGCGAAAATATCTACAAACGCCGTCGCAATGCTCTCTTCGGCGACCGTTTGGCCATTGATATTGCCGATACCATGTATGACGTAGCCAACGAAGTATTGACCAATACCGAAGATAATTACGAAGAACTGGAACTGGCCGCCATTACGAATTTTGGCATTGAGCCGCCGTTTACGCGGGAAGAATACGCAAAACTCAAACCTCAGCAACGCGCCCAACGTCTGTACGATGCCGCCGAGAAGCATTACCTGACCAAAAATAAGGTCATTGGCGAACAGGTACTGCCCGTTTTGAAGCAGATATCAGCCGAGCGCGGGGCAACGATCCAGGAGATCGTCATTCCGTTTACCGATGGAATCAAAGGCACCCAGATCGGGGTAAATCTCCAGAAAGCCATCGAGACCAACGGCCGCGAGATCATCCACGAAATGGAAAAATTTGTGGTGCTTTCCCTGATTGACCAGGAGTGGAAAGAACACCTGCGCGACATGGACGACTTAAAACAGTCGGTACAAAACGCGGCTTACGAGCAGAAAGACCCCTTGTTGATCTATAAGTTCGAATCCGTAGAACTCTTTAAGCGCCTGATGACGAAAGTAAATTTTGAAACCATCAGTTTCTTAATGAAAGCGCACATTCCGCAGGAAGAAGCACCGCAGCAGGCTCCGCGCCCAACGCGCCGCAGCGAACCGCAACTTCAGACCAATCGTCACGAGGAAGAAATGGTGGAAGAAACGGCCGGAGGCGGGCCCGGTGCCTACGCTGCCCGTCAGGCAGAAAAACAGGCTCCCGTGCGGACCATTAAAATTGCCGACCGAAATCAGAAAGTAACGGTACAATACCGCGACGGCCGGGTGGTGAAAGATGTAAAATACAAAAAAGTAGAACACGAAGTAGAGCGAGGCGACTGCGTCGTTATCGCCTGA
- a CDS encoding ATP-binding protein: protein MTRFRRFSAFMLVIMPFFCTGQHYVSDSLQKVLTSLPAVGHSFAADTARVMILCEMGKGKDKNGLFVGEYEQCIGFLEEAEKTAKRINFVKGLVLANMYAGTWHSWKGHILKGLQKKQQAVYYAEIDKQSYWLGRAYRQLGDNYYLLRNYDLSIRFLTKALEPSGQSDPITYLIVTQNLGTSYFGKKAYKQADYWLEKAYFLCKKANNRQLLKYVILNWAEVCIASHNDTALNQLLDEYPSVNFTDQAWDVHYHALNAQRYLRQSIPEKALSELKKGLNGLEKASDQHRQELFLQLSLVYEQLGDSRRALNYYRQYSALWEKDVKEFQQKQTEYLKYEYENQKQQEDIKLLSQDRRMLLAGVVAALLFVVFLVWNNRVLSRKNKLIASQRNELWVLQEQLSVSNQQLVHFNEELEEKIKKRTQELVDANQELTRKNQEIQAAFVSGKTQERKRVASELHDNLGSTLSGLIWQLQSIMPENLSGREQEIYEGLIRQMKEAYIEIRHISHHLLPPELKKGLEAALQQLFNDLNHNRKIHFELLSQYHSNVIAKDKEVELYSICLELINNTLKHSEATKCTLKIISHPDYIALELSDNGRGFDTQSLKARGRGLKNIQERVESLNGEFRIHSVMEKGSDFLIQVPLA from the coding sequence ATGACCCGTTTTCGTAGGTTTTCAGCATTCATGCTGGTTATCATGCCTTTTTTTTGCACAGGGCAGCACTATGTTTCAGACAGCCTTCAAAAAGTTCTTACTTCGTTACCTGCCGTTGGGCATTCTTTTGCCGCTGATACTGCACGGGTGATGATATTATGTGAGATGGGGAAGGGAAAAGATAAAAATGGGTTGTTTGTGGGAGAATACGAGCAATGTATAGGCTTCCTTGAAGAGGCCGAAAAAACGGCAAAGCGAATCAATTTTGTGAAGGGGCTGGTATTGGCAAATATGTATGCAGGCACTTGGCACAGTTGGAAAGGGCACATCCTGAAAGGGTTGCAGAAAAAACAGCAGGCCGTTTATTATGCTGAAATTGACAAACAGTCCTATTGGCTGGGGCGCGCGTATCGTCAACTTGGCGATAATTATTATTTGCTTAGGAATTATGATTTATCCATTCGGTTCTTAACAAAGGCCCTGGAGCCGTCCGGACAAAGTGACCCAATCACATATTTAATTGTTACTCAAAACTTAGGCACATCTTATTTTGGGAAAAAGGCCTATAAACAGGCTGATTATTGGCTTGAGAAAGCCTATTTTCTTTGTAAGAAAGCCAATAACCGGCAGCTTCTTAAATACGTAATCCTTAATTGGGCCGAAGTTTGCATCGCTTCTCATAATGATACCGCGCTGAATCAATTATTGGATGAATATCCGTCTGTCAACTTTACAGATCAAGCCTGGGATGTTCATTATCATGCCCTTAATGCACAGCGTTATTTGCGTCAATCAATCCCTGAAAAGGCTTTAAGTGAATTAAAAAAAGGCTTGAACGGCCTGGAAAAAGCAAGCGATCAGCATCGTCAGGAACTGTTTCTGCAACTATCTCTGGTCTATGAACAGTTAGGCGATAGCCGCCGGGCTTTAAATTACTATAGGCAATATTCCGCTTTGTGGGAGAAGGATGTGAAAGAGTTTCAGCAAAAACAAACGGAATATCTTAAGTATGAATATGAAAATCAGAAGCAACAGGAAGATATAAAACTGCTCAGTCAAGACCGCAGGATGCTATTGGCAGGTGTAGTGGCGGCTTTGCTGTTCGTTGTTTTTCTGGTTTGGAATAATCGTGTCTTGAGCCGAAAAAACAAATTGATTGCAAGCCAACGCAATGAATTATGGGTTTTGCAGGAACAGCTTTCCGTTTCAAACCAACAATTGGTTCATTTCAATGAGGAATTAGAAGAAAAAATAAAAAAACGTACCCAAGAGCTGGTCGATGCCAATCAGGAACTTACCCGTAAAAATCAGGAAATTCAGGCGGCTTTCGTAAGTGGCAAAACACAGGAGCGTAAACGCGTTGCTTCCGAACTTCACGATAATCTGGGCAGTACCCTTTCGGGACTCATATGGCAACTGCAGAGTATCATGCCCGAAAATCTTTCAGGAAGAGAACAGGAGATATATGAGGGACTTATACGGCAAATGAAAGAAGCCTATATTGAAATCAGGCACATATCACATCACCTGTTGCCCCCTGAATTGAAAAAAGGACTGGAGGCCGCTTTACAACAGCTTTTCAATGACCTGAACCATAACCGAAAAATACACTTTGAGCTGCTCAGTCAGTATCATTCAAATGTTATTGCAAAGGATAAGGAAGTGGAGTTGTACAGTATATGCCTTGAACTGATCAATAATACGCTGAAACATTCGGAAGCTACAAAGTGTACGCTGAAAATAATTTCTCATCCTGATTATATAGCGTTAGAATTGAGCGATAACGGCAGAGGCTTTGATACGCAAAGCCTGAAAGCGCGCGGTCGCGGCCTCAAAAACATTCAGGAGCGTGTAGAGTCTCTCAATGGAGAATTTAGAATACATTCAGTGATGGAAAAAGGTTCAGATTTCCTGATTCAGGTTCCGTTAGCCTGA
- a CDS encoding phosphotransferase codes for MIALSTYKIANYLVDIVQFSHPDIPVSRIDVYNLRFGKQDPSRNNCFFSFDKTGKHNYFFKQSKAFTDSNIQDARSEAELYHLFKRHSVPKLKETLPRLVFFDNYNSVIVTEYFPNFQKLGSQPLFFYKKAGEQLKHFHSSYTLAAIAGLRPRFKWIDDFRRYQPIILRMTEAEKNALTRKANPYFSQLVAYLKTNKEEVAKWRQEWEFETQGLIHGDAKVDNFGSNGLQLQIIDFEYSSYGAWLWDVAGFIMSLLVITNIPTTSPPRSGLPADDIYPQIQKFCEGYEINTPELQQKVLRWTGIYFLQFFLQSETPFHLQHGLDLITKNAECHQKIFA; via the coding sequence ATGATTGCGCTATCCACCTACAAAATAGCCAATTATCTGGTAGATATTGTACAATTCAGCCACCCGGACATTCCTGTTTCCCGGATCGATGTGTACAATTTAAGATTTGGAAAACAGGATCCTTCAAGAAACAACTGCTTTTTCAGCTTTGATAAAACCGGAAAGCATAACTATTTTTTTAAGCAGTCAAAAGCGTTTACTGACAGTAATATTCAGGATGCGCGAAGTGAAGCAGAGCTGTATCATCTATTCAAAAGACATTCAGTACCGAAGTTAAAAGAAACGTTGCCGCGTCTCGTATTTTTTGACAACTATAATAGTGTGATCGTTACAGAGTATTTCCCCAATTTTCAAAAACTTGGTTCTCAACCCTTATTTTTTTATAAAAAAGCGGGGGAACAATTAAAGCACTTTCACTCCTCCTATACACTTGCCGCTATAGCAGGGTTGCGGCCAAGATTTAAGTGGATCGATGATTTCAGACGCTATCAACCTATTATATTGAGAATGACCGAGGCCGAGAAAAATGCATTGACTCGAAAAGCAAATCCTTATTTCAGTCAACTTGTGGCTTACCTTAAAACTAATAAAGAAGAGGTAGCCAAATGGCGTCAGGAATGGGAATTCGAAACTCAAGGGCTTATTCACGGAGATGCAAAAGTCGATAACTTCGGCAGCAACGGTTTACAACTCCAGATCATTGATTTTGAATACAGCAGTTATGGTGCCTGGTTATGGGATGTAGCCGGTTTCATTATGTCATTACTGGTTATAACCAATATCCCCACTACCTCGCCTCCCCGCAGCGGCTTACCTGCCGACGATATTTACCCGCAGATTCAAAAATTTTGTGAGGGATATGAAATTAACACACCGGAGCTTCAACAAAAGGTGCTCCGGTGGACAGGAATTTATTTTCTGCAATTTTTCCTGCAATCTGAAACCCCTTTCCATTTACAACATGGCTTGGATCTGATCACGAAAAACGCTGAATGTCACCAAAAAATATTTGCTTAA
- a CDS encoding glycosyltransferase family 25 protein gives MKVTYDFLNDYFDKIFVVSLDRATDRQAAIKQHLEGLDYSFFRAVDKQNFTKEQAIRSGIYDEAKALRLNRYGIRKLLLGEIACSWSHRNLYEKIVAEGYQRVLIFEDDVVPKLSALKLLPHTMEQLPEEWELVYLGFLQNEEVSPKHWRKKQLYKLLATFKAFRWLNRRHVNNLFPKPYSANLRIAGLHDCTHAYAVSGTAAEKLLKAQTPIYSTADELLTHEVLKGNLNAFICNPTFFDQEDFSRGHSNGGSYIWSNDSNDE, from the coding sequence ATGAAAGTTACCTACGATTTTCTGAACGATTATTTTGACAAAATCTTTGTAGTTTCTCTGGACCGGGCTACCGATCGGCAGGCCGCGATCAAACAACACCTCGAAGGGCTGGACTATAGCTTTTTCCGGGCGGTCGACAAACAAAATTTTACCAAGGAACAAGCCATCAGATCGGGAATTTATGATGAGGCCAAAGCGCTTCGATTGAATCGATATGGCATTCGAAAATTGCTCTTGGGAGAAATTGCCTGTTCCTGGTCGCATCGAAATCTTTATGAAAAGATCGTAGCGGAAGGCTATCAGCGGGTGTTGATCTTTGAAGATGATGTAGTTCCGAAACTTAGCGCGCTCAAGCTGTTGCCGCACACGATGGAGCAATTGCCGGAGGAGTGGGAGTTGGTCTACCTTGGATTTTTACAAAACGAAGAGGTCTCTCCCAAACACTGGCGTAAAAAGCAGCTGTATAAATTATTGGCTACATTCAAAGCTTTCCGGTGGCTTAATCGCCGTCATGTCAATAATTTATTTCCCAAGCCGTATTCCGCCAATCTTCGCATTGCAGGGCTGCATGATTGCACCCACGCCTATGCGGTTTCAGGAACAGCAGCTGAAAAATTACTGAAGGCACAAACGCCTATTTATTCTACAGCCGACGAATTGTTGACACATGAAGTGCTCAAAGGAAATCTCAATGCATTTATCTGCAACCCTACCTTCTTTGATCAGGAGGATTTTAGCCGAGGCCATTCCAATGGGGGGTCGTATATCTGGTCGAATGATTCGAATGACGAATGA
- a CDS encoding T3SS effector HopA1 family protein — MTEDEYKSLVTAQINQIVDNIFFDTGGKLCDQSIDPPQIASSIRAFGVEVLQGLSEDDLNEFLLTNWIYANYYQNRTSTPVPTAQAQVNSRHFPFKEPFWNDPDRYWRNRFWRYDTQQVQEREQAVLTRGFETRIVTSQQFVEDELIFETFEKENEPLIEEEVKYLSMVFPKFQIGKTEKFVFGKQPLDDDGQGGIIRFYLHLDPTQLTRSIPHILTKINQYFNERLIPFHIKFWSETAGFVRADNMVLYLERRHFFVAGLLLTSLYDDIKKYLDKDRLPYFVREAMPGIGFAKSPQKGEQSFGSTRAKALANAILKLHKNPDVKPVLEHLDEVWGGIQYFYLNPKPSFIYDFSVFEQKNIVLFRDEKEDEFLSAAWSIAKLLCREAIWVAEGQCNWMSYQPIDKDRNGYCLLGVNNGFKGLEGVITFLRALSVLGIRDTVIDYVFEAAKEYFQKNGGEFRITPVAPPLTLFAQQKNIFVLPIEFKSETFSGEVKDIITKEETPDINNYPSIRNVLQQHIMEERPLGNMLDGTDHFCADMRYGLAAYGYVFLRLYDPKRIIRLTEPESGNLNLFPSLNVF; from the coding sequence ATGACAGAAGATGAATATAAATCGCTGGTAACGGCACAAATCAACCAAATCGTTGATAATATTTTTTTTGACACCGGCGGAAAATTATGTGACCAATCCATAGATCCTCCACAGATCGCCTCAAGCATTCGTGCTTTTGGAGTAGAAGTCTTACAGGGGCTTTCAGAAGACGATTTGAATGAATTTTTGCTCACCAATTGGATCTACGCCAACTATTACCAAAATCGTACATCTACTCCTGTTCCTACGGCACAGGCACAGGTCAACTCCCGACATTTTCCATTCAAAGAACCGTTTTGGAATGACCCTGACAGGTATTGGCGCAATCGCTTTTGGCGGTACGACACCCAACAGGTACAGGAGCGCGAGCAAGCCGTTTTGACCCGAGGATTCGAAACCCGGATTGTCACTTCTCAGCAATTTGTCGAAGATGAATTGATCTTTGAAACATTTGAGAAGGAGAATGAGCCGCTCATTGAAGAAGAAGTAAAATACCTCAGCATGGTATTTCCGAAATTTCAAATCGGGAAAACGGAAAAATTTGTATTTGGAAAACAACCGCTTGACGATGACGGGCAAGGGGGCATTATTCGATTTTACCTTCACCTGGACCCTACCCAACTTACCCGGTCTATACCGCATATTTTAACCAAGATCAATCAGTATTTCAACGAGCGACTTATTCCGTTCCACATAAAGTTCTGGTCAGAAACAGCCGGTTTTGTCCGTGCCGACAACATGGTCCTTTACCTCGAACGAAGGCATTTCTTTGTGGCAGGCTTGCTTTTAACATCACTGTACGATGACATAAAAAAGTACTTAGATAAAGACCGACTTCCCTATTTTGTGCGCGAAGCCATGCCGGGCATTGGGTTTGCCAAAAGCCCTCAAAAAGGAGAACAGAGTTTTGGTTCAACGCGCGCAAAGGCCCTGGCAAACGCCATATTGAAATTACATAAAAATCCGGACGTAAAACCCGTGCTTGAGCATCTTGATGAGGTTTGGGGTGGAATACAGTATTTTTATCTCAATCCTAAGCCTTCCTTTATCTATGATTTCAGCGTGTTCGAACAAAAAAATATTGTTCTTTTCAGAGATGAAAAAGAAGACGAGTTCCTCTCAGCCGCTTGGTCCATTGCCAAACTTCTTTGTCGGGAAGCCATTTGGGTGGCCGAGGGGCAATGCAATTGGATGAGTTATCAGCCGATTGACAAAGACCGCAATGGGTACTGCTTATTAGGCGTTAATAATGGCTTTAAGGGACTGGAAGGAGTTATTACTTTCTTACGGGCATTGTCTGTCTTGGGAATCAGGGATACTGTGATTGACTATGTCTTCGAAGCGGCTAAAGAATATTTTCAAAAAAATGGGGGAGAGTTTAGGATCACGCCGGTCGCGCCGCCATTAACGTTGTTTGCCCAACAAAAAAATATTTTTGTTTTACCGATTGAGTTTAAAAGTGAAACGTTTAGTGGAGAAGTAAAAGATATAATAACCAAAGAAGAAACGCCCGATATTAATAATTATCCATCCATACGTAATGTTCTTCAACAACACATTATGGAAGAAAGACCCCTTGGCAATATGCTCGACGGCACCGATCATTTCTGTGCCGATATGCGCTACGGTCTGGCTGCCTATGGCTATGTTTTTCTTCGATTATATGACCCGAAACGCATCATCAGGCTAACGGAACCTGAATCAGGAAATCTGAACCTTTTTCCATCACTGAATGTATTCTAA